In the genome of Myxocyprinus asiaticus isolate MX2 ecotype Aquarium Trade chromosome 45, UBuf_Myxa_2, whole genome shotgun sequence, the window TGTATAAGAAACATTTGATGAATTTTCTGTGATACTGGAGCAGTTCCTCAGCGTCAACATCTCTGTGATCTTCTGATCTCCAATAGTTACTGCTGCTGAGACTGTTAAACCTGAatagattaacaattttttttgcaataatacAAAATAGGTTTTTCAAACTATGTCAGTCTGGAGGGGAAAAAAAGCCAGAAAAGTTTTTCTGTCACGCAGAGTTGCTTTGATCTTTTTAGATTATCTGTAGCTTGTCAGGTACATAATAACAATTTTCTCTTAAATAttcttaatatttaataatatagaaTATTCTCTGCAAAGATTTAAACAGTACTTAAGATAAAAGAAAGAGTGTTGAAGTGAGAGGAAGTAACACTAAAATGTGTATTCATGCAAGACTGCTCTGTGGTTTCTCAAATAAGACAACATTTCCTGACACAGAGTACAAACACAACAACGatgttgatctatctatctatctttattTGCTGTATTTATTTGCAACACAGAGTTTGTCTTCACTTCCTCAATATAATATACAACTATATGAATTTACTGAATTATAGAAGATAGGCTTAGCTCCACTGATGGAAAACCAACCTCTGGTAGACAGCAGCTGGTCAGAAAAGCTACAAGAACAGTTTGGGAAAACTGCAGCGGGATCAGACctgtcacacacattcacacttccTGCGGTGAAGGCACATGAGAAGATGAGACTTCCAGTGCTTTTCAGACTCAAGGCAAGATGTAGAGAAATCTGTGTAAGAGTGGACATTGGTTGGTGAAGAGTAATCTTGGAAATATTGTCAAAATCATGAAGGTTTCCAAGCCAATACTTCTAAAAATGATATTTACATTTCTAGAAGATTTCTCTGCCACCTGAAAATAAAGTAGTTGTCTCTGAAAAGAGTCATTTGGGATGGACACCCATGAAAATTCTGAGCATTCATCTTTGGTAGAACATCTAgatgaaaacacaaaaaaacagcatCAACTAATAAATCAGTCAGAGCTATTTAGAGCCAATGAGCTAGTCCAGACCAGAACTGCTTGCACTGCTCATTGTGTCTCTATGTATTAATGAATCTAGATGCAATGAAGTGGAAGCCTGACCTGTGTGAGTTCACACACCAGCCACAGAGAGGATCCAGAGAAGCTCTGCAGTCTTTGAGAGTGTTGTATTTAACACACTGAGCCACAGACACTCTTCTGATCTACATGTTATCCATAAACAGACAGAACCAAATATCATGATTCATCTGTCACAGGACCAGTAAAACATTTGATATACACTCTAAATTAGCAATGTCTGTGTTCTGGCATAAAAAAATGTGTCATCCTTTAACAAACTGAAGCACTAATACATTTCAGATGGAattactcaagtaaatatattgtataaCAAAACTGGCTATAGTTGCATAATGCTTAGGCTACATATGGTGATATTTTATCTTCGGTTTTAAAACTCACCTGATTCTTCAAAGCTATGTAGACATGTTTGGAATCTACTGGATCAAAGTGCATTCTGGGAAACACTGATCGTTCATCATCAGATTTGTATAGCACCATTGGACAGCTTGCTTTGAATGTCTCACCCAACACAAGCTAGAAATACAAACAGCATTATGATCCAATAGTTTGAATATTATGAATGACGACTGTGGTATTTTAAATTCAATGCTAAACATGGAACGGTTTAGGGCAGAGAGAGTGATGATGCAATAACATAACCTGCTTATGATATGTTAGTTTCTGAAGGGAGGAAGTATTTACAATAAAGAAAGCATATACACATTGTTTTTTAATCATAGTGGGGACTTTTCAACTTCTATTTTATTTAATCCCGAGCTAATGACATTTTCTATCCCTATCCCTAACACAAAACTTTCTGCTTTTTAACAATGTCATTAAGagattatttagtatgtttattaaggcTGGTCTCCACAAGATGATTTCATGATTTGCTATCCTTGTGGGAACCACTGGAGATaggagagagagatgatgatgcaGACCTTTATCAGCTGGCCATCTTTGGTTCCTATAAACAGCACAATCCAGGATTCAGATCTAACTGCTGCTACTGATGTCATCCAGCTGTACTTGAAAACCACAGCACGCGGCTGAAGTTTAACACCACTCTGCAAAGCAAAAAATAAACTAAGCTAAGATGGCTTTATTGAATCCTTAAAATTACAATAGTTTAATGaactgcatatttttttatttatttatttattttaatctaattgcatttaatttatttcataatttgtCTAATTAGCTGTACTCGGTTTACAAATTTCATATAGATACAATACCCTCTCAATTTGTTCACCAACCTCATAAAGACACATCTCACTGTTGTGGCAGAAACCCTTCACTTTTCCTTCAACATGACTGATGTCGTATAAAGCCAGCGCTGTGTTCTCTGGATCACGTTCATTTTGCGCACTGAAGACACCTGCCCAGATAACGGACTTGCCTGAAGGAATAATGGTGGAGGCGAGAAGAACTGGACGAACTTTATCATCACAGCATTCAATAGTTGCACCTTTGAGGTCCTTGAAAATATCTGTTTTTCTTCCTATAGAGTTTTTCAGCCTCAACACATGAACTTTCCTCTCGGTCTCAGTCTCTGTGTTGAGAAACAAGTACGAGAGATTGCGCGAAGATACCTGGAAGCCGTCAACAAACTCAACATGCGTTCTGGTGGTCTTAATGAAGGAGTCTGATAATTCATCTATTTGGGAGAAAATGCCACCTTTGCCAGAGTTCAAAGTGTCCCTCAAGGTAGCAATagaatttcttttctttctcgCAATCAAAAGGTAAGTTCCCATCGGGTTAACCTGAGGATTAATATCAACTATGAATGCTACAGATGTCTCATTCCGCTGAGGACCAACCGATACACCTTCCCAGTAAATACGGTTTGTGATATTTATATCAAGAACTTCACAATATTCGCTGTTAGATGTTCCACACGTAATCAAAGTACCGTTCGCGTCAAAGGGCACCAGAATGGTCACTGTATTGGGGTGTGTGGCATTAGTGATGTCTTTACTCTTCTCCACAAACAGATCGTGTCTCATCTGATGAAGTCGACGGTCGGTAAGAACGTACAACTTACGGTTTCCAACCACAAAGTCCTTGACGTCTCCATCAAAGTCGTGCGCATCTTGGCAGatgcaatattttaaaagtacaagtattccaaATAGGTATCCTCTCATCTTGTATATCTGAGTAACCCCACAAAGCAGCTGAATTGATGGGTCACCGACACAGCGCTGCACACATGAACTCAGATGCGTCCACAGGCTCAGAAAAGCTGCGCGCTGAGATGCGAGATCTACACTGGAAACGTCAAAGTAAATATTCTAAAGGAAATGCAGAAAGCACCGAGTCCaatcagctatatatatatatatatatatatataatttaaaaaaaagctccGGAAATCCGGTATGAACTTCAACTTATTATACCCTATAAATAGGGCCATGGCCATAACCAGCTATGAGGTCTTCGAGGTCTGGACCTCGGTACATTTGtcatattcaaaaataaattttaatactATACAGACAGAAAATAGAGTATTTCATAGAGAAagcatataattatattttaattctcaattaacaataaaacagcataaaaaccTTCTCAATTCATCCAATTTCTGTtcacaaatctttaaaaaaaattacattaatagcTTTATTTCAACAATGCATTAACATTACAACAATAAGGTAAACATACAGTTGCATAAGAACACAGTGgcacaaatataaaaatgcattatcaGCTTGGTCAAATTTAAATCTGCAACCAGCTGGTGAAGATAGTGGAGCATCAAACAGCTAAAAAGACAGATATACATAAAAGATTATTAAGGTAGGTTTGACAACTTTCTTCTTCATACAAACTCACATAACAAATGTTGTGGTTCCAGTACTGCTTAGCATGACAAATAACCACGCACCAGTCTTATTGAAGGGGATTCTGTTCCTGGGAGTTTGTAGACAACGGTCTGTAGAAACTCCCACACTGTTGCGCACTGCTTTGGGAAATGAATGtccaaaatataaaaaagtttaaagCATGTGTCCACAGCATCAAGGAGAGTGTTTTGCCGTAGTGcctgtctgccaacaacaacaaaggCTTGATGGCACTGACTGTTGTCTCTGAGGCCAAGGACAAAGGGGAAGGGTTTAGCGATCTCAGCCCAGTATTCAACCATGTTGGTCCCAACCTgttaaaaacagaagaaaaacttAGTATGCATGAGAAGAACAGACACTATACATGCATCATGCAGCATTATTATACAATATCAATCAtcaacattattttatatatcatGCAGCTAACTCAAATGACCTTCTACTTTAATATGCATAAACATAGTCTTTTAAGTCATGAAATTAGTAATGTCATGACGTCCAGGACCAGATAGTCATTTCATCACCTTGTCCGTCATTCCATATATTCCCGTCTCTTCATGCCATTAACTCTGTCCCTCTGTCATTTCAGATCATGCCACTCTCCCCTACAGCcgcgggccatgcattttaagtctaggccttcaatgTGATTCataccattaagaaaacacagtttcacaatgaataagacgcagtatgcctttgggcatcatacattgcGTGGCAGTCAagtagtaataccaactgacattttaaaaacatgtcgaaatcagagttgagaatttctgcacgagcctacaaattGTAATTCTGCCTTAAAGATTCAtccacttttcctagtaggaagttgtaaaatccgactttccgagttgaatagaacgcagcactacttttcaaaacttgatccgacactgaatgctcaagcagccaaatttacacttagaaaactcctgatgttgctataacaatgcaaaatcacttaccaatttacttgaggtgaaaatcagtcctcctttcctgtttaataaattaagcaatcacatggtcatgcagaacatctcgtgtttttaaatccataaggatctctttcttaaTGGCGATACCAGCAGTGATaacgatctcgcgctcttcgctttcaaattacgtacatcacttaaagcgtgattgcatcactcaaggccagctagaaggcctcgaccgggacatatcctaaagatcacacccaccaagaataaataaatcaatctgattggctgatgaatctgacaatctgactttagttgctcattcatttgcattgttgagggattctgtggaaattctgaaggcctgagggggtggagctcagactcacactttgcttgtaagcattgaggaataaattctgactggataaacttttcgtttttctctatttgtctgtagattaattaagagtggaaagcaattaaaaatacataggcaaaaagatgATTGAGagtgaaaggatgaaaaat includes:
- the LOC127435391 gene encoding plexin-C1-like isoform X1, which produces MRGYLFGILVLLKYCICQDAHDFDGDVKDFVVGNRKLYVLTDRRLHQMRHDLFVEKSKDITNATHPNTVTILVPFDANGTLITCGTSNSEYCEVLDINITNRIYWEGVSVGPQRNETSVAFIVDINPQVNPMGTYLLIARKKRNSIATLRDTLNSGKGGIFSQIDELSDSFIKTTRTHVEFVDGFQVSSRNLSYLFLNTETETERKVHVLRLKNSIGRKTDIFKDLKGATIECCDDKVRPVLLASTIIPSGKSVIWAGVFSAQNERDPENTALALYDISHVEGKVKGFCHNSEMCLYESGVKLQPRAVVFKYSWMTSVAAVRSESWIVLFIGTKDGQLIKLVLGETFKASCPMVLYKSDDERSVFPRMHFDPVDSKHVYIALKNQIRRVSVAQCVKYNTLKDCRASLDPLCGWCVNSHRCSTKDECSEFSWVSIPNDSFQRQLLYFQVAEKSSRNISLHLALSLKSTGSLIFSCAFTAGSVNVCDRSDPAAVFPNCSCSFSDQLLSTRGLTVSAAVTIGDQKITEMLTLRNCSSITENSSNVSYTQCVQCISAGCHWSSSIQQCDWTHEPGPQLQVQDACKDLHSGMDYKEPEIISLEPNKVSFHGRNRVLLRGSNLESVTKIHIQGDLECIPKEAPVFERSSDTLRFNVPPSETKETVKVCAVTPDGRCHGNSIITYSSQPSCTGIQPKVTWNSGGRKIHVQGTNMELVESIILHPSRKELKIQHDTSSGDVWFLSHHNDSSAVFRLSLKFENYAVECVDNFSYLPDPEITGFTTLQVSDDLLVVIQKKADELNLSKSEVNVIGQQGDQEHECVLERIESSTILCKMKQVSGAIITLDSLTVRVGNSFVFRMGQSSTKYMFCLSPQKPSGQE
- the LOC127435391 gene encoding plexin-C1-like isoform X2, whose protein sequence is MRGYLFGILVLLKYCICQDAHDFDGDVKDFVVGNRKLYVLTDRRLHQMRHDLFVEKSKDITNATHPNTVTILVPFDANGTLITCGTSNSEYCEVLDINITNRIYWEGVSVGPQRNETSVAFIVDINPQVNPMGTYLLIARKKRNSIATLRDTLNSGKGGIFSQIDELSDSFIKTTRTHVEFVDGFQVSSRNLSYLFLNTETETERKVHVLRLKNSIGRKTDIFKDLKGATIECCDDKVRPVLLASTIIPSGKSVIWAGVFSAQNERDPENTALALYDISHVEGKVKGFCHNSEMCLYESGVKLQPRAVVFKYSWMTSVAAVRSESWIVLFIGTKDGQLIKLVLGETFKASCPMVLYKSDDERSVFPRMHFDPVDSKHVYIALKNQIRRVSVAQCVKYNTLKDCRASLDPLCGWCVNSHRCSTKDECSEFSWVSIPNDSFQRQLLYFQVAEKSSRNISLHLALSLKSTGSLIFSCAFTAGSVNVCDRSDPAAVFPNCSCSFSDQLLSTRGLTVSAAVTIGDQKITEMLTLRNCSSITENSSNVSYTQCVQCISAGCHWSSSIQQCDWTHEPGPQLQVQDACKDLHSGMDYKEPEIISLEPNKVSFHGRNRVLLRGSNLESVTKIHIQGDLECIPKEAPVFERSSDTLRFNVPPSETKETVKVCAVTPDGRCHGNSIITYSSQPSCTGIQPKVTWNSGGRKIHVQGTNMELVESIILHPSRKELKIQHDTSSGDVWFLSHHNDSSAVFRLSLKFENYAVECVDNFSYLPDPEITGFTTLQVSDDLLVVIQKKADELNLSKSEVNVIGQQGDQEHECVLERIESSTILCKMKQVSGAIITLDSLTKKESHIWVWCN